The genomic segment ACGATCGCGGCGCACTGGATGCAGAAGTGCAGCAGCGTCTGGCGGAGATCGACCGTATCGCCACGCAGACCACCTTCAACGGCCTGGCCGTGCTCGACGGCACCTTCGGCAACGCTACCTTCCAGGTTGGCTCCGAGGTCGGCGACACGATCACCCTGGATCTGGGCACCAGCGCACGCACCAACTCTCTGGGCACCATCGCTCAGGGTACCGGTGGTTCCGCCGTCGACGCTAACGCGCTCGCGGCGGGCGACGTCACCATCAACGGCGTTGAGGTCGCAGCCTCTGCTGGTTTCGCTGGCTCCGAGAGCGGTCAGGGCTCTGACAGCGCCTTCGCCAAGGCTGACGCGATCAACAACAGCGGTATCACGGGCGTCGAGGCCAGCGTGGTCTCTGCTGTGGTCGATGGTGACGTTGCCGGTGGCATCACCCTGACGGACGCGGCTGATACCTTCCAGCTCGACATCAACGGCGTGACCGTGCTCAACGAGACCAACACCACGCTGACGGCTGATGAGGTGGTTGAGCAGATCAACGCCGTGTCGAGCCAAACCGGTGTGACTGCGGCGAACAACGGCGGCACGATTCGTCTCACCGCGGAAGACGGCCGCAACATCGAGACGGAAGCGTCCGTGACCGACGCCAACTCCAACTCCACCACGTTCTTCACCGATGACGGTGGTACCGCTGCGGTCGCTCGCGGCAGCATCCAGCTGACCTCGCCCACCGGTGCTATCACCGTGGGTGACGCCAACAGCCGTACGGGCTTCGGCGACACGGTCATCAACCTGGATAGCACCACGTTGAACTCCGTGGACGTGACCACGGTGGCGAACTCCGAGACCACGATCACCCGAATCGACGCGGCCCTGGCCGTGATCAACTCGGTGCGTTCGGACCTTGGTGCTACGCAAAACCGCCTCGAGTCGACGATCTCCAACCTGTCCAACGTGCAGGTGAACCTGGAAGCTTCGCGTGGTCGGATCACCGACGCTGACTTCGCTGCTGAGACTGCCAAGCTGACGCGCGCGCAGATCCTGCAGCAGGCCGGCATTTCGGTGGTGTCGCAGGCCAACGCTGCGCCCCAGTCGGTCCTGGGTCTGCTGGGCTAAACGCTCCAGTAGCTCCTCCAGGACGGGTCGGCGGCAGCCTCAAAGCTGCCGCCGACTCATGAAAATCAAGGGCTTCGCGAAGATCTCGCGGAGTCGTGTTGTCGTAATGGTCGAACTGAGAACTGGTTGGATTAGGCACTGAACAGAATCATAGGGGAGGGCCGATACATAAGCCGAAGCTTGGCGTGACGTGGTCGCGGTTCAGCCGTGATGGCCCTGTGCGCTGGGAACTTCTT from the Pseudomonadota bacterium genome contains:
- a CDS encoding flagellin, encoding MALTVNTNVLSLTAQRNLSNSESLLGSALERLGSGLRINSAKDDAAGLSIAERLTTQIRGLNQAVRNANDGISLSQTTEGALSEVVNNLQRIRELAVQSANGTNSNDDRGALDAEVQQRLAEIDRIATQTTFNGLAVLDGTFGNATFQVGSEVGDTITLDLGTSARTNSLGTIAQGTGGSAVDANALAAGDVTINGVEVAASAGFAGSESGQGSDSAFAKADAINNSGITGVEASVVSAVVDGDVAGGITLTDAADTFQLDINGVTVLNETNTTLTADEVVEQINAVSSQTGVTAANNGGTIRLTAEDGRNIETEASVTDANSNSTTFFTDDGGTAAVARGSIQLTSPTGAITVGDANSRTGFGDTVINLDSTTLNSVDVTTVANSETTITRIDAALAVINSVRSDLGATQNRLESTISNLSNVQVNLEASRGRITDADFAAETAKLTRAQILQQAGISVVSQANAAPQSVLGLLG